The DNA region GCATGGGTGGTTTGTACTTTTGGATCACGACACGGCACCATTGGGCAGCGCCAAAAATGCAAAATTTCTTCACCCCGTTGGTTTGTGGTGGTAATTTCAAGCCCCACCATACCTGTTGAGGGACGCCCGCCTTTGACTTTATTTTGCCGTAAGGCAACAATTTTTGTTGTTGTGCTTAAGGTATCGCCGATATAGACCGGTTTTTTAAGAACCAAGCCTCTATAAAACAAATTACCCATTACATTTTGCGTGGCATAGGTTGTTTGCCCTATCGCAAAACCCATTGCCATAATAGCGTTTGCTAACGGACGATCTGAACCGGTTATTTCGTGTGTTAAATGACGATCTAACGGCAGCCTTAAACGATCACCAAACAACATTTGATGCAAGGTTGCATGGCCATCGGTAATGGTTATGGATGGCGGTTCTTCTAGGAACTCGCCAATTGTAAAGTCTTCAAAATAAGGGCCATCAATTAAAATCTCTTTCATGCGTATAAGTCTCTTATTATTGCGCCATTTGATAGCGCCTTAAAATACTCTGTTGGGCGCGAATAACAGGCAGGTCAATCATTTTATTTTGGAAGGTAAATACCCCGTGGCCTTCTTTTTGAGCAACATCCCAAGCCGCTAAAATAGCTTTTGCTTTGTCTACTTCATCCAGTGTTGGGGTATACACTTTGTTAACAATGGGCACTTGGTTGGGGTGTATGCATAGCTTTCCAGCATACCCGAGTTTTAAGCCTTTTAAGGTGTCATCGTGTATCGCTTTTTCATCGGCAATTTCTAAGCAAACATTATCAATAGGCGATGCGCCAAACGCTCTTGCCGCTAAGGCAACTTGACAGCGTGACTGGTAAATAACCCCTTCACTGGCATCGGCTTCATTAAGCGCCATATCGGCAGCAAAATCCACATGACCAAAACAAATAGAGTCTTGCGGTGTTAATACCTTTGAAATTGACGCTACATCCAACACGCCTTTTGCTGTTTCAATAATAACAAACAGCGCAATATCGGCTTTATTAAAATATTTTTTTACCGCATTAACGTCTTCTGGCGTTTCGCATTTTGGCAACATCACTGCACTATTACCAGCCGCGACAACTGCCTTAATGTCTTCTTCAAACCAAGGTGTAGAAATGCCATTGATTCGCACAATCAATTGTTTGCCTTTAAAAGCGGACGACTTTAAGGCTTCTACCACCTGTTGCCTTGCACGCACTTTTTCATCGGGCGATACGGCATCTTCCAGATCAAAAACAATCGCATCTGCAGGAATGTTCGCCGCTTTATCTATGCGTTTTTGAATCGCCCCTGGAACAAATAAAATCGAACGGCATAGTTGTATAGTGTTAGTCATATTATTTATATATTTATTATTAAAAACGCAGCAAACCAAGGCTTTTCAAGCGCTATAGTTTAATAGCATTTCATCAGTAATTAGGTTTGTTTTTTAATTGGCCAGCTGATACATAGCGTTGCTATCAACACTTTTAATAAACTATTAGCCTATAAGCACCATCGTGCAGCATTAACCGTTGTTATTGAAGTTAATCTTTATTATTTCTTCATCCGGCATCTGGGTCACACACTTTTCTTTTCGTCCATTTAACGTAATATTCACAACACCATTGCTAAATTGATAGATTAACCCATCGTTATCATCGTGGCGCTATGCTGTATTTGTTCTGTTTGAGCGGTATAATTGCTTAACAATCTATCAAACAATCGTTAGTTTGTGAAGCGCTTTAATCTGCTTCAAAATCTTAAAGGCAAAGACGCATCAATACACTTATGCAAAAAAGGAAACGTATGCCAAATCACTTATTTTCACCCATTAAAATCGGTTCTTTAAGCTTAGCTAACCGTTTCATAATGGGCTCTATGCATACTGGGCTAGATCATAGTGACGACCCTTTTGGCCGCTTAGCTGCTTTTTATAAAGAACGTGCAGACGGCGGCGTTGGCCTTATTGTTACCGGTGGTGTTTCGCCTAATGAGCAAGGCTTACTCAGCCCAGGTTCAATGAAACT from Cycloclasticus pugetii PS-1 includes:
- a CDS encoding HpcH/HpaI aldolase/citrate lyase family protein, with product MTNTIQLCRSILFVPGAIQKRIDKAANIPADAIVFDLEDAVSPDEKVRARQQVVEALKSSAFKGKQLIVRINGISTPWFEEDIKAVVAAGNSAVMLPKCETPEDVNAVKKYFNKADIALFVIIETAKGVLDVASISKVLTPQDSICFGHVDFAADMALNEADASEGVIYQSRCQVALAARAFGASPIDNVCLEIADEKAIHDDTLKGLKLGYAGKLCIHPNQVPIVNKVYTPTLDEVDKAKAILAAWDVAQKEGHGVFTFQNKMIDLPVIRAQQSILRRYQMAQ